From a single Coturnix japonica isolate 7356 chromosome 25, Coturnix japonica 2.1, whole genome shotgun sequence genomic region:
- the AQP10 gene encoding aquaporin-10, with product MTLNPLTCGSDHAVWVRGSSGMAGNWGHGRCPRPHSGLWSLPGVSSVQHVALIGLKSECYHPPQAGVHTINSKAARCRRCCPCSAAAMGYVSLVNRTRRLLRIQNQLARECLAELLAVFVLILITLGGSAQMVTSSGTKGNIITSSLAGALAVMVAIYTAGGVSGAHLNPAFSLSMSLLGQLPWWKFPIFVAVQIFGSFIAAGAVYALYYDAIWSYSNGTLTTSGPRETASIFATYPAEHLSLPNGFLDQVVGTAVLIVGILAITDTRNRAVPRGLEPPAVALLVLSIEVSMGSNCSCPMNPARDLGPRLFTLLAGWGTEVFSRGSWWWWVPVLAPLVGAVLGTALYQLFVAFHHPDEEELDGGRACRQTRH from the exons ATGACCCTAAACCCACTTACCTGTGGCTCAGACCACGCTGTGTGGGTGAGGGGATCCTCTGGGATGGCTGGGAATTGGGGGCACGGCCGCTGCCCACGGCCCCACTCGGGACTCTGGTCCCTGCCAGGCGTCTCCTCGGTGCAACACGTGGCCCTGATTGGTTTAAAGTCTGAGTGTTATCACCCACCCCAAGCCGGGGTTCATACAATCAATAGCAAAGCAGCCCGGTGCCGTCGCTGCTGCCCCTGCTCGGCCGCTGCCATGGGCTACGTGTCCTTGGTGAACAGGACCCGAAGGCTGCTCCGCATCCAGAACCAGCTGGCAAGAGAATGCCTGGCCGAGCTGCTGGCCGTCTTCGTGCTCATT ctgaTCACACTGGGAGGATCTGCACAGATGGTCACCAGCTCCGGGACCAAAGGGAACATCATCACCTCCTCGCTGGCGGGCGCCCTGGCCGTCATGGTGGCCATCTACACAGCAGGGGGGGTCTCTG GAGCTCACCTGAACCCGGCTTTCTCCCTCTCCATGTCCCTGTTGGGGCAGCTCCCGTGGTGGAAGTTCCCCATCTTTGTGGCCGTTCAGATCTTTGGGTCCTTCATTGCTGCCGGAGCCGTCTATGCTCTGTATTACG acgCCATCTGGTCCTACAGCAACGGGACCCTCACCACCTCCGGGCCAAGGGAGACGGCCTCCATCTTTGCCACGTACCCCGCCGAGCATCTCTCCCTCCCCAATGGCTTCCTGGACCAG GTTGTGGGCACGGCGGTGCTGATCGTGGGCATCCTGGCCATCACCGACACCCGTAACCGCGCCGTGCCGCGGGGCCTGGAGCCGCCGGCCGTGGCTCTGCTGGTGCTGTCCATCGAGGTGTCCATGGGCTCCAATTGTAGCTGCCCCATGAACCCAGCACGGGACCTCGGCCCGCGGCTCTTCACCTTGTTGGCAGGTTGGGGCACCGAGGTGTTCAG CAGGGGcagctggtggtggtgggtgcCGGTGCTGGCCCCGCTGGtcggggctgtgctgggcacgGCGCTCTACCAGCTCTTCGTGGCCTTCCACCACCCCGACGAAGAGGAGCTGGACGGCGGCCGGGCGTGCAGGCAGACCAGGCACTGA
- the ATP8B2 gene encoding phospholipid-transporting ATPase ID — protein sequence MTPLKSRAAAHACPCQEERRVRANAREYNEKFQYASNCIKTSKYNIVTFLPVNLFEQFQEVANTYFLFLLILQLIPQISSLSWFTTIVPLVLVLTITAVKDATDDYFRHKSDNQVNNRQSQVLIGGVLRQEQWMNVRVGDIIKLENNQFVAADLLLLCSSEPHGLCYIETAELDGETNMKVRQATPVTSELADISTLARFDGEVICEPPNNKLDKFGGTLYWKENKYPLSNQNMLLRGCVLRNTEWCFGLVVFAGPDTKLMQNSGRTTFKRTSIDRLMNTLVLWIFGFLVCMGVILAIGNAIWEHEVGVCFQIYLPWDEGVHSAVFSGFLSFWSYIIILNTVVPISLYVSVEVIRLGHSYFINWDKKMYCAKRRTPAEARTTTLNEELGQIEYIFSDKTGTLTQNIMVFSKCSVNGHSYGDVQDVLGHKVELGERPEPVDFSFNPLADPGFQFWDPSLLEAVKLGDPHVHEFFRLLSLCHTVMSEEKSEGELYYKAQSPDEGALVTAARNFGFVFRSRTPKTITVHELGRAITYQLLAILDFNNIRKRMSVIVRSPEGKIRLYCKGADTILLERLQPSNQDLTNVTTDHLNEYAGEGLRTLVLACKDLEESYYEDWAERLRRASGAPEAREDRMARLYDEVEHDMTLLGATAIEDKLQQGVPETIAILTLANIKIWVLTGDKQETAVNIGYSCKMLTDDMTEVFVVTGHTVLEVREELRKAREKMMDGSRSMGNGFSYQEKLSSSKLTSVLEAIAGEYALVINGHSLAHALEADMEVEFLETACACKAVICCRVTPLQKAQVVELVKKYKKAVTLAIGDGANDVSMIKTAHIGVGISGQEGIQAVLASDYSFSQFKFLQRLLLVHGRWSYLRMCKFLCYFFYKNFAFTMVHFWFGFFCGFSAQTVYDQYFITLYNIVYTSLPVLAMGVFDQDVPEQRSMEYPKLYEPGQLNLLFNKREFFICIAQGIYTSVLMFFIPYGVFADATRDDGAQLADYQSFAVTVATSLVIVVSVQIGLDTGFWTAINHFFIWGSLAAYFAILFAMHSDGLFQLFPNQFRFVGNAQNTLAQPTVWLTIALTTVVCIMPVVAFRFLKLDLKPELSDTVRYTQLVRKKQKPQHRCARRGGYVGGSRRSGYAFSHQEGFGELIMSGKNMRLSSLTLAGFTARPSAAWIETLRRKKGGESSPDSAAKG from the exons ATGACCCCATTAAAGAGCCGAGCCGCGGCCCACGCGTGTCCGTGCC AGGAGGAGCGCCGGGTGCGAGCCAACGCACGGGAGTACAATGAGAAGTTCCAGTATGCG AGTAACTGCATCAAGACCTCCAAGTACAACATCGTCACCTTCCTGCCCGTCAACCTCTTCGAGCAGTTCCAAGAAGTGGCCAACAcgtatttccttttcctcctcatcctACAG CTGATCCCCCAGATCTCCTCGCTCTCGTGGTTCACCACCATCGTGCCTTTGGTTCTCGTCTTAACCATCACGGCCGTCAAAGATGCCACCGACGACTAC TTCCGCCATAAGAGCGACAACCAGGTGAACAACCGGCAGTCTCAGGTGCTGATCGGCGGAGT CCTCCGGCAGGAGCAATGGATGAACGTCCGCGTTGGGGACATCATCAAGCTGGAGAACAACCAGTTTGTGGCG GCtgacctcctcctcctctgcagcagcGAGCCCCATGGGCTGTGCTACATAGAGACCGCCGAGCTGGACGG AGAAACCAACATGAAGGTGAGGCAGGCCACCCCCGTCACGTCGGAGCTGGCAGATATCAGCACACTGGCACGGTTCGATG GCGAGGTGATCTGTGAACCCCCCAACAACAAACTGGACAAGTTTGGTGGGACGCTGTACTGGAAGGAGAACAAATACCCCCTGAGCAACCAGAACATGCTGCTGCGGGGCTGCGTGCTGCGCAACACCGAGTGGTGCTTCGGCCTCGTCGTCTTTGCAG GTCCAGACACGAAGCTGATGCAGAACAGTGGAAGAACAACTTTCAAAAGGACAAGCATCGACCGGCTGATGAACACGCTGGTGCTCTGG ATCTTTGGGTTCCTGGTGTGCATGGGTGTGATCCTGGCCATCGGCAACGCCATCTGGGAGCACGAGGTGGGCGTCTGCTTCCAGATCTACCTGCCCTGGGACGAGGGGGTGCACAGCGCCGTCTTCTCCGGCTTCCTCTCCTTCTGGTCCTACATCATCATCCTCAACACCGTGGTGCCCATCTCTCTCTATGTGAG CGTGGAGGTGATCCGCCTCGGGCACAGCTACTTCATCAACTGGGACAAGAAGATGTACTGTGCCAAGCGCCGGACGCCGGCCGAGGCGCGGACCACTACCCTCAACGAGGAGCTGGGGCAGATCGAGTACATCTTCTCCGACAAGACTGGCACCCTCACCCAGAACATCATGGTCTTCAGCAAGTGCTCTGTGAACGGGCACAGCTACG GCGACGTGCAGGACGTGCTGGGTCACAAAGTGGAGCTGGGAGAG AGGCCGGAACCCGTTGACTTCTCCTTCAACCCATTGGCGGATCCGGGATTCCAGTTCTGGGATCCCAGCCTGCTGGAGGCTGTCAAGCTGGGAGACCCCCACGTGCACGAGTTCTTCCGCCTGCTCTCACTTTGCCACACCGTCATGTCCGAGGAGAAGAGTGAAG GGGAGCTGTACTACAAGGCACAGTCCCCAGACGAGGGGGCATTGGTCACAGCTGCCAGGAACTTTGGCTTCGTGTTCCGGTCCCGTACACCTAAAACCATCACAGTGCACGAGCTGGGCCGAGCCATCACCTACCAGCTGCTGGCCATCCTGGACTTCAACAACATCCGCAAGCGCATGTCTGTCATTG TGCGCAGCCCTGAGGGCAAGATCCGTCTGTACTGCAAAGGCGCTGACACCATCCTGCTGGAGCGCCTGCAGCCCTCCAACCAGGACCTGACCAACGTCACCACGGACCACCTGAAT GAATATGCCGGTGAGGGGCTGCGAACGCTGGTGTTGGCCTGCAAGGACCTGGAGGAGAGCTACTATGAGGACTGGGCTGAGCGGCTGCGCCGTGCCAGCGGAGCCCCCGAGGCTCGTGAGGATCGTATGGCCCGGCTCTATGATGAGGTGGAGCACGACATGACG CTGCTTGGAGCCACGGCTATTGAGGACAAACTGCAGCAGGGCGTCCCCGAAACCATCGCCATCCTGACGCTGGCCAACATCAAGATCTGGGTGCTGACGGGGGACAAGCAGG AAACAGCGGTGAACATCGGCTACTCCTGCAAGATGCTGACAGACGACATGACGGAGGTGTTCGTGGTCACGGGCCACACCGTGCTGGAGGTGCGCGAGGAGCTCAG GAAAGCCCGGGAGAAGATGATGGATGGATCACGCTCTATGGGCAACGGCTTCTCCTACCAGGAGAAACTCTCCTCTTCAAAGCTCACCTCCGTGCTGGAAGCCATCGCGGGTGAATACGCTCTGGTCATCAACGGGCACAGCCTG GCCCACGCATTGGAGGCAGACATGGAGGTGGAGTTCTTGGAGACGGCGTGCGCCTGCAAGGCCGTCATCTGCTGCCGTGTGACGCCCCTGCAGAAGGCTCAGGTGGTGGAGCTGGTGAAGAAGTACAAGAAAGCTGTGACCCTGGCCATTGGAGATGGTGCCAATGATGTCAGTATGATCAAAA CCGCACACATCGGGGTGGGCATCAGCGGGCAGGAGGGCATCCAGGCGGTGCTGGCCTCCGACTACTCCTTCTCACAGTTCAAGTTCCTGCAGCGCCTTCTCCTGGTGCACGGCCGCTGGTCCTACCTCCGCATGTGCAAATTCCTCTGCTACTTCTTCTACAAGAACTTTGCCTTCACTATGGTCCACTTCTGGTTCGGCTTTTTCTGTGGCTTCTCAGCTCAG acCGTGTACGACCAGTACTTCATCACACTGTACAACATCGTGTACACGTCGCTGCCTGTGCTGGCCATGGGGGTCTTTGATCAG GACGTGCCGGAGCAGCGGAGCATGGAATACCCCAAGCTGTACGAGCCCGGCCAGCTCAACCTGCTCTTCAACAAACGCGAGTTCTTCATCTGCATCGCCCAGGGCATCTACACCTCTGTGCTCATGTTCTTCATCCCCTACGGCGTCTTCGCTGACGCCACGCGTGACGATGGGGCACAACTGGCCGACTATCAGTCCTTTGCCGTCACCGTCGCCACCTCCCTTGTCATCGTTGTCAGCGTACAG ATCGGGTTGGATACGGGTTTCTGGACCGCCATCAACCACTTCTTCATCTGGGGCAGCCTGGCCGCCTACTTCGCCATTCTCTTCGCCATGCACAGCGACGGCCTCTTCCAGTTGTTCCCCAATCAGTTCCGCTTTGTGG GTAATGCACAGAACACGCTGGCGCAGCCCACGGTCTGGCTGACCATCGCTCTCACCACCGTGGTGTGCATCATGCCCGTCGTGGCCTTTCGCTTCCTCAAGCTGGACCTGAAGCCTGAGCTCTCAGACACG GTGCGCTACACCCAGCTGGTGCGCAAGAAGCAGAAGCCCCAACACCGCTGTGCCCGACGTGGGGGTTACGTGGGGGGGTCGCGACGTTCCGGTTACGCTTTCTCCCACCAAGAGGGTTTTGGGGAGCTCATCATGTCCGGGAAGAACATGAGGCTCAGCTCTTTGACCTTGGCTGGTTTCACCGCCCGACCCAGCGCTGCCTGGATCGAAACCCTGCGCAGGAAGAAGGGAGGTGAGAGCAGCCCCGACAGCGCAGCCAAGGGCTGA